Genomic segment of Mycobacterium sp. 050128:
GTGTGTCCGCACGGTGCGGGTCGTCGCCGCGCGCAGCGGGCAGGCATACGGGGCCGGCTGATCGCCTGCGGGGGTTAGCGAGCGCGGCTGGTGCGCCAAGCACCGCACGCCGGCACGTTCACAGCGTGCCTAGCGCTGTTGTCGTCTGTCCGGGCCGGGGGTTGATCCGCGGCCCGGACAGACTGCGCCCTGAGTGCCGCTCAGAGGCCGTCAGCGCCATCGTGGCGGCCGCGGCGACCGGGTAGGAGCATCCATAAACGGCAGTTCCCCATCGCCCGCGTGCGCCTGGCTAACTACTCGTAGGGTGTGATGCACCTGCCGACGTCGAACTCGAGCGGCCACTAGGGGGAAGAAGAGGGGGTTCCTAGCTCACCGTGTTCGAAATGGATTTCGTCGTGCTGGGCACCAGCTGAAACGGGATCCACAGTGTCCATCGGCCTACCGCTACATACGGCGTGATGATCTGCGACGCTTCAATTACATCGCGACGGGGAGGAGGACGTGATGCCGCGTTTTGAAACCGAAATGGAGGCCTGCCCGCATTGTCGACGGGCAGCCGAGGCGACGGTTGAGTACATCCGCGACAGCGATGGCAAGGTCATCCGCAAGCGGGTGCGCGACATTAACTGCCGTTACGCCGACTGCCCGGGCAATGAAGTGCCGCCGCACTGGAGCTAGCCGTCCTTGCTCATCGTGAAAGCAGTCTGAGAACCGCTCGCGGCCGCGTTGTGGCGTCTCGGAGTAGCCCGGCGTAGCCCCGAATTGGGCCCTTGCGGCCGCGGACACGCGGTGTCGCCGCCCGACTTTCCGGTCGCGCCCGGACCGCATCCTTTGTGCCAGTCCATTTCCCAGTGATCTTGATTTGAAAAGCATTGTGCGACAACAGATTTAGAAGCGACATACCGCTTGCCTGGGAGGCGCCTCAGAATCGTACCGATTGAATGCAAGAGGCGAAAAAATTTGCGGCGATTTCGGGAAAACACTCGTGATCAAGCTCTTTGGCGTCGTATTGTACGTGTGTCTCGGGCAGCAGATCGGCTCTCTGGTAACAGATTGTCCTTAGACGAACGGGGGCAACACCATGTCACGTCTCAGCAGTAAATTTGTCGTCGCCTTGATCCTCGGCTTTACCGCGCTTACGGCATCAGGGTGCACGATCCCGCTCACCATCGACCCAGGTGGCTCCGGCCTAGTCTTCACGCCGTAGCACCGCGCTCACCAATCGTGGGGTGACTCCGCGATAATCCCTGTGCGAGCAGGGATTATCGCGGATCCCTCGCTTTGGACCCCTGGGCCCAGCCATCGCGTGCTCGGTCGGCGGTCTTTCGACAGGGATGCATACCACGGCAGCCCCTATCGCGGATACGTTCTATCCCAACGCCTTTGGGCGTCTGCACGTGCGTGCGGGCAGGGTGTGTTCGTTGGGGGGTAAGACGCGAACGAATGTGCCGCCGTCAGCTCGGCAGCGCTGTGGTGCAATAGCTTTCGGCGCGGGTGTCCGGTGACCGTCACGCGTCGGGCGCAGCGCAGCGGTGCGCCCTGAATCGGTTGGTCCCTAGCCTGGAATGCAGGTGAATTGACCGCAATCAATGGTGAGTGGGACCGTGCGGATTTCGTGGTGTGGACGCGCACCACGGAGGACGGCGTCGGCGCCGCTGAGGGGTTTTTATCCTGCCTGCCAATGAGTTTCGTGCCGGCGGTGCCATTTCGTCCATTGCGCCAACTGCACGGCGACCACATGAAAAACCGTCGCTATGAAGCTAATTCGCGCAGCACACAAAAGCCGCACGGGGTCACGCTTGCCTTTGACCTTCACCCAGCCATGCCGGCTGACCCGGGCGCTCGTATCGAGCGCCGCCGAAGTGCTGGGGCCGACCACCACCTGACCCGGCTCGGCCAGGTTCTGCAGCCGCGCGGCCAGATTCATGGGGTCCCCGATCGCGGTGGAGCTGCGCATCTGCTCCGCGCCGATGTTGCCCAACAGTGCCGGCAAGCCCGTGCTGCGGCGGCGTCCGGTGCCACCTGGTCGACACGGTCGCGGCGCGCCGGCACGTCGACCATCTCCACCAGCGCCACGGCGTAATCGCGCCGTAGATCGGCGATGGTCTGCTGGGTGGCCAGTGCATCGAACAGCCCGCAAAACGGCGATCGCAATGACAACGGGCGCTGTCGGGGGGAGACGAATCGACTAAGACTCAGCGAGTTGCTTGAGGCACCTCAGTGTGTCGGACAGCGTGCGGCCCACCTGACGCACTGCGATTCGATCGGCCACATAAGCCAGGATTCCACCCGGTGCCTGATACGACAGCCGGAAAGTCGCTCGCGTTTGGCCTGCAGCCCCGTCTCGCAGCCGGATGCGCCCCCGCAGCGTGACGCCGGTGATACCCACCCACGCCAGGTCGCGGCGTTCGTCGAATTCGACCACCTCGATCAGGCCGCCAACCGGCACCGACCCGATCTTCCAATGGACGGTATAGCGGGCACCTACGCCGGCAGCCTGCTCGTTCGCCGCTTCCCAACGTTCGAGGTTCGTCATGAAGGTCGGGTAGCAGTCCGGGTCGCTGACGATTTTCCACACGGCCTCGCGGTCCGCCTGGATGACGCATCGGCGTTCGACGCGCATCAGCCGATCACCGGCAGACGACGTTTGGCGGCAAGCCGGTCGACGGCGCCCTGCAGACTGGCGATGACCTTGTCATGCACCGCTTGGTCATCGCCATCGACGTCGATGGGTTCCTGCACCTCGATCGCGATCTTGGTGGGTAGCGGTATGTGGCCCGCCAGGTCGCCGATGTTCAAGCCCCAGGGCAGTGCCAGCGATATCGGAATGCTCTTGAGCCGCAGCAACTTATCCGCCATCAGTGCTTTGGCCAGCCACTGCCCGCGGTTGAGGAACAGCGCGCTCTCCTGGC
This window contains:
- a CDS encoding 5'-phosphate oxidase produces the protein MPRFETEMEACPHCRRAAEATVEYIRDSDGKVIRKRVRDINCRYADCPGNEVPPHWS
- a CDS encoding adenylate/guanylate cyclase domain-containing protein, giving the protein MGNIGAEQMRSSTAIGDPMNLAARLQNLAEPGQVVVGPSTSAALDTSARVSRHGWVKVKGKRDPVRLLCAARISFIATVFHVVAVQLAQWTKWHRRHETHWQAG
- a CDS encoding SRPBCC family protein, coding for MRVERRCVIQADREAVWKIVSDPDCYPTFMTNLERWEAANEQAAGVGARYTVHWKIGSVPVGGLIEVVEFDERRDLAWVGITGVTLRGRIRLRDGAAGQTRATFRLSYQAPGGILAYVADRIAVRQVGRTLSDTLRCLKQLAES